A DNA window from Anser cygnoides isolate HZ-2024a breed goose chromosome 21, Taihu_goose_T2T_genome, whole genome shotgun sequence contains the following coding sequences:
- the SRPRA gene encoding signal recognition particle receptor subunit alpha → MLDFFTIFSKGGLVLWCFQGVRGPAAAATAPVNALIRSVLLQERGGSNSFTHEALTLKYKLDNQFELVFVVGFQKILTLTYVDKLIDDVHKEFRDKYRNEFQQKGTLGLLNGTFDFKDDFLRLLREAEESSKVRAPTVMKTFEQSVKSQKTVKCMIETRGEKPKEKVKTKKNKGSKKEGAETVTASSKAAPGEKQPSSAGDREELTKDEILQKNREEFFKRHMKAGEKSSKSPKPDAQKEKGKKPRVWDLGNSNAKVLDYSDSTTNGNSEACPVEEFDPDVALGDRNREPGRLYDLEYESDEEAEEEKVIQNTSKPSTKKGGLGGMFGMLKGLVGSKSLTREDMDPVLEKMKDHLIAKNVAAEIAVQLCESVAKKLEGKVMGTFTTVTSTVKQALQEALVQILQPQRRVDVLRDVMDAQRHRRPYVVTFCGVNGVGKSTNLAKISFWLIENGFSVLIAACDTFRAGAVEQLRTHTRRLNALHPPESHGGRTMVQLYEKGYGKDAAGIAMEAISYARNQGFDVVLVDTAGRMQDNAPLMTALAKLIAVNAPDLVLFVGEALVGNEAVDQLVKFNKALADHSMAQTPRLIDGIVLTKFDTIDDKVGAAISMTYITSKPIVFVGTGQTYCDLRSLNAKAVVAALMKA, encoded by the exons atgctGGACTTCTTCACCATCTTCAGCAAGGGCGGGCTCGTCCTGTGGTGCTTCCAGGGCGTCCGcgggcccgccgccgccgccaccgcccccgTCAACGCCCTCATCCGCTCCGTGCTGCTGCAG GAGCGAGGCGGCAGCAACTCCTTCACCCATGAGGCCCTCACGCTCAAGTACAAGCTGGACAACCAGTTCGAGCTGGTGTTTGTG GTGGGCTTTCAAAAGATCCTGACTCTAACCTACGTCGACAAGCTGATAGATGACGTGCACAAGGAGTTCAGAGACAAGTACCGCAACGAGTTTCAGCAGAAAGGCACTCTGGGCCTCCTAAACGGCACCTTCGATTTTAAAGATGACTTTTTGCGTCTCCTCCG GGAAGCGGAGGAGAGCAGCAAAGTCCGAGCTCCCACCGTAATGAAGACATTTGAGCAGTCTGTGAAGTCTCAGAAGACCGTCAAGTGTATGATAGAGACCCGAGGGGAGAAGCCAAAGGAGAAAGTCAAGACCAAGAAGAATAAAGGTTCCAAAAAGGAGG GAGCGGAAACTGTTACAGCATCCAGTAAAGCAGCCCCGGGTGAGAAGCAGCCCTCgtcagctggggacagggaggaacTGACCAAGGATGAAATACTGCAGAAGAACCGGGAAGAATTCTTCAAGAGACACATGAAAGCAGGGGAGAAGTCCAG CAAGTCTCCGAAGCCCGATGCtcagaaggagaaggggaagaaaccCCGAGTGTGGGATCTGGGGAACTCTAATGCCAAAGTGCTCGATTACAGTGACTCCACTACCAATGGGAACTCGGAGGCCTGTCCCGTGGAGGAATTTGACCCTGATGTG GCCCTGGGGGATCGAAATCGGGAGCCCGGCCGCCTCTATGACCTTGAATACGAGAGCGATGAAGAAGCTGAAGAGGAGAAGGTTATTCAGAACACTTCAAAACCCAG CACAAAGAAGGGGGGCCTTGGAGGCATGTTTGGCATGCTGAAAGGCCTGGTGGGCTCCAAGAGCTTGACAAGAGAGGACATGGACCCGGTTCTGGAGAAGATGAAAGACCATTTGATCG CAAAAAACGTGGCGGCTGAGATCGCAGTCCAGCTCTGTGAATCCGTGGCTAAGAAACTGGAAGGGAAGGTGATGGGAACGTTCACCA CGGTGACCTCAACAGTGAAGCAGGCCCTACAGGAGGCTCTAGTGCAGAtcctgcagccccagcgccgTGTGGATGTCCTCCGCGATGTCATGGATGCGCAGCGTCATCGCCGGCCCTACGTGGTCACTTTCTGTGGTGTCAACGGTGTCGGGAAGTCCACCAACCTGGCCAAG ATCTCGTTCTGGCTCATCGAGAATGGTTTCAGCGTCCTCATCGCCGCGTGTGACACCTTCCGCGCGGGAGCGGTGGAGCAGCTCCGCACGCACACCCGCCGCCTCAACGCCCTGCACCCCCCGGAGAGCCATGGCGGGCGGACCATGGTGCAGCTCTACGAGAAGGGCTACGGGAAGGACGCGGCGGGGATCGCCATGGAGGCCATCTCTTACG CTCGTAACCAGGGCTTCGACGTGGTGCTGGTGGACACGGCGGGCCGCATGCAGGACAACGCCCCGCTGATGACCGCTCTGGCGAAGCTGATCGCGGTCAACGCTCCCGACCTGGTCCTGTTTGTTGGGGAAGCTCTGGTGGGAAATGAGGCCGTGGACCAGCTG GTCAAGTTTAACAAGGCGCTGGCTGATCACTCCATGGCCCAGACGCCCCGGCTCATCGATGGAATCGTGCTCACCAAGTTCGACACCATCGATGACAAG GTCGGCGCTGCGATCTCCATGACCTACATCACGAGCAAGCCCATCGTTTTTGTTGGTACTGGACAAACCTACTGTGATCTGCGTAGCCTTAACGCCAAGGCTGTGGTCGCAGCGCTCATGAAGGCCTAA
- the FOXRED1 gene encoding LOW QUALITY PROTEIN: FAD-dependent oxidoreductase domain-containing protein 1 (The sequence of the model RefSeq protein was modified relative to this genomic sequence to represent the inferred CDS: deleted 1 base in 1 codon), with protein MLPGGRALRALRAGIGPRARGGAAPGRPLQVAAPRSSDVFRELGPALSRLGRTLRGQVPGPGGWNPPWSPHSCPPPEQADVVVVGGGVLGWAVAYWLKALENRRHGMRVLVVERDPTYSRASTVLSVGGIRQQFSLPENIRLSLFSAAFLRNINDYLWVPNEPPIDLQFQPSGYLFLASQRGAATLEAGVKLQREEGAKVALLSPSQLKAKFPWINTEDVAVASYGLENEGWFDPWSLLNAFRRKAMSLGVLSCVGEAKSFTMPAEDEMPLMAQDRVKYVNVRLPDSPEQQPVACAIVVAAAGAWTGELLETATAGLPGGSPPPLPIQPRKRYVYVWHCPDGPGLECPFLIDTSGAYFRREGIAGNFLGGMSPPEGEEPDTGDLEVDHGFFQEQVWPRLAHRVPPFQTLKLRSAWAGYYDYNAFDQNGVLGRHPRLQNVFVVGGFSGHGLQQAPAAGRAAAELLLHGRCGTIDVERLAPGRLLGGEPLREAAIV; from the exons ATGCTGCCGGGGGGGCGCGCGCTGCGGGCGCTGCGCGCCGGGATCGGGCCccgggcgcgggggggggcggcccccgggCGGCCCCTGCAGGTCGCGGCCCCGCGGAGCTCCGACGTGTTCcgcg AGCTGGGGCCGGCGCTGTCCCGCCTGGGCCGGACGCTGCGCGGGCAggtgccggggccggggggctggaACCCGCCGTGGTCcccccacagctgcccccccccggagcaGGCGgacgtggtggtggtg ggggggggcgtgctgGGCTGGGCGGTCGCCTACTGGCTGAAGGCGCTGGAGAACCGGCGGCACGGCATGcgggtgctggtggtggagcGGGACCCCACG TACTCCCGGGCCTCCACTGTCCTGTCGGTGGGGGGCATCCGGCAGCAGTTCTCCCTGCCCGAGAACATCCGCCTGTCCCTCTTCTCCGCCGCCTTCCTCCGCAACATCAAC gactaCCTGTGGGTGCCCAACGAGCCCCCCATTGACCTCCAGTTCCAGCCCTCGGGGTACCTCTTCCTGGCCTCCCAGCGAGGCGCTGCCACCCTGGAGGCCGGCGTGAAGCTGCAGAG GGAGGAAGGCGCCAAGGTggccctgctgtcccccagcCAGCTGAAGGCCAAGTTCCCCTGGATCAACACGGAGGACGTGGCTGTGGCGTCCTACG GGCTGGAGAACGAGGGCTGGTTCGACCCCTGGTCCCTCCTCAACGCCTTCCGGAGGAAAGCCATGTCCCTGGGCGTCCTCAGCTGCGTCGGGGAGGCAAAAT CGTTCACCATGCCCGCCGAGGACGAGATGCCGCTGATGGCGCAGGACCGCGTGAAATACGTCAAC gtgCGCCTGCCCGAcagccccgagcagcagccCGTCGCCTGCGCCATCGTCGTCGCTGCCGCCGGCGCCTGGACCGGGGAGCTGCTGGAAACGGCCACCgccgggctgccgggggggtccccaccccccctccccatccagCCTCGGAAGAG GTACGTCTACGTGTGGCACTGCCCCGACGGGCCGGGCCTGGAGTGCCCCTTCCTCATCGACACCTCGGGGGCCTATTTTCGGCGCGAGGGCATCGCCGGCAACTTCCTAGGGGGCATGAGCCCCCCCGAG GGGGAAGAGCCGGACACGGGGGACCTGGAGGTGGACCACGGCTTCTTCCAGGAGCAGGTCTGGCCGCGGCTGGCGCACCGCGTGCCCCCCTTCCAGACGCTGAAG CTGAGGAGCGCCTGGGCCGGCTACTACGACTACAACGCCTTCGACCAGAACGGGGTGCTGGGCCGGCACCCCCGCCTGCAGAACGTTTTCGTGGTGGGGGGGTTCAGCGGGCACGGGCTGCAGcaggcccccgccgccggccgcgccgccgccgagcTGCTCCTGCACGGCCGCTGCGGCACCATCGACGTGGAGAGGCTGGCGCCCGGCCGCCTGCTGGGCGGGGAGCCCCTGCGGGAGGCGGCCATCGTCTGA